In Syntrophomonas wolfei subsp. wolfei str. Goettingen G311, a single window of DNA contains:
- a CDS encoding ZIP family metal transporter, with product MSILAGGCTLLGSIALFAKRKWSNRSLGFFLGLAAGVMIAVVFMDMLPSALLANAIEAGLGFVVGLLVLALLHILLLSRQAENEGLLRLGYLIMLGIALHDLPEGMAIALGSEMKVRTGMVIALAIGIHNIPEGMAIAAPLLMGGMKRLKIFLRVFLVSLITPLGTLTGQVLVKIVPEVLAFLLGLASGVMVFLVLFYLWPQAGSKDKKSRVQGFLLGLLIIVAATFF from the coding sequence ATGAGTATTTTGGCTGGTGGTTGTACTTTGCTTGGCTCCATAGCTTTGTTTGCCAAAAGAAAGTGGAGCAATCGCAGCCTGGGGTTTTTTCTCGGTTTAGCAGCGGGTGTAATGATTGCGGTAGTGTTTATGGATATGCTGCCATCTGCTTTGCTGGCCAATGCAATAGAAGCTGGCCTGGGCTTCGTTGTAGGCCTGCTGGTTCTGGCTCTTCTACATATATTGCTGCTGTCCCGGCAGGCAGAGAATGAAGGTCTCTTAAGGCTAGGTTACTTAATAATGTTGGGCATTGCTCTCCACGATCTTCCAGAGGGAATGGCCATTGCTTTGGGAAGTGAAATGAAAGTTAGGACTGGAATGGTAATTGCTCTGGCCATAGGGATACACAATATTCCAGAAGGAATGGCTATTGCTGCTCCTTTGCTGATGGGGGGAATGAAACGATTAAAAATATTTCTTCGAGTTTTTCTGGTTTCACTGATTACTCCTTTAGGGACACTTACCGGTCAGGTTTTAGTAAAGATTGTTCCAGAAGTATTGGCTTTCCTCTTAGGCCTGGCTTCAGGGGTAATGGTTTTTTTGGTTCTTTTTTACCTTTGGCCGCAGGCCGGGAGCAAGGATAAAAAAAGCCGCGTCCAGGGATTTCTCCTCGGCTTGCTGATTATTGTTGCTGCTACTTTTTTCTAG
- a CDS encoding XdhC/CoxI family protein produces MEFDQAKKIVVATIIDQQGLSDRLVGCKAIITSTGRLSYSIPLAWVRERLEVLIRESLYRGSFEVISLANPNDTRQKATLMIDPYLPPQELIILGGGHIAQPLAKIGKLLGYQVAVLDDRPEFVSKDRFPEADKTICCSFDTVENSFDLGPQSNVVIVTRGHQHDLLCLRQMLKYPLAYLGMIGSRRKVAIIRERLLEEGLAVKKLNSVYMPIGLDIGAQTPAEIAVSITAELIKVRRGGKAASIKNIDKKNNDNEAGVFNLGELPSTIDQEILQLTLQAAINHVPAALATVVSTKGSTPRKAGAHMLVWADGRSLGTVGGGQGEAKVRAEAFKIINTSQPILYRISMDAANAAMEGMICGGSMEVFIEPVNGFAQVSGGGGIL; encoded by the coding sequence ATGGAATTCGATCAAGCAAAAAAAATAGTCGTAGCGACTATCATAGATCAGCAGGGTCTGTCTGACCGCCTGGTAGGGTGTAAGGCGATTATTACCTCGACAGGCCGGTTGAGTTATTCGATACCCTTGGCTTGGGTTAGGGAGCGGTTGGAAGTACTGATACGCGAGAGCCTTTATAGAGGAAGTTTTGAGGTCATCAGTCTGGCTAATCCCAATGATACCAGGCAGAAAGCAACCCTGATGATCGATCCCTACCTTCCGCCCCAAGAGCTTATTATCCTGGGTGGCGGACATATCGCCCAGCCGCTGGCTAAGATTGGAAAACTATTGGGTTACCAGGTGGCCGTGCTGGATGACCGGCCCGAATTTGTTTCCAAAGACCGGTTTCCCGAAGCTGACAAAACAATTTGCTGTAGTTTCGACACAGTGGAAAATTCTTTTGATCTAGGACCCCAGAGCAATGTGGTGATTGTTACACGGGGTCATCAGCATGACCTGCTTTGTCTGCGGCAGATGCTAAAGTATCCCTTAGCTTATCTGGGAATGATTGGCAGCCGGCGCAAAGTTGCCATAATCCGGGAACGGCTGCTGGAAGAGGGGTTAGCGGTAAAAAAGCTAAATTCCGTGTATATGCCGATAGGTCTTGATATCGGGGCGCAAACCCCGGCAGAGATCGCCGTAAGCATAACCGCAGAATTGATTAAGGTACGCCGGGGTGGAAAAGCTGCTTCGATAAAAAATATCGACAAAAAAAATAACGACAACGAGGCTGGTGTTTTTAATTTAGGCGAACTGCCTTCGACTATAGACCAGGAGATACTGCAACTAACATTACAGGCAGCTATCAACCATGTCCCAGCCGCCCTGGCCACGGTGGTGAGCACCAAAGGTTCGACTCCCCGAAAGGCGGGTGCCCATATGCTGGTCTGGGCAGACGGACGCAGTCTAGGAACCGTAGGCGGTGGCCAAGGGGAAGCCAAGGTGCGTGCCGAAGCCTTTAAGATTATCAATACCAGCCAACCAATCCTTTATCGTATATCAATGGATGCGGCCAACGCGGCTATGGAGGGAATGATCTGCGGTGGTTCTATGGAAGTCTTTATTGAACCAGTAAATGGGTTCGCCCAGGTAAGCGGAGGAGGTGGAATCCTTTAA
- a CDS encoding (2Fe-2S)-binding protein, translated as MLNMINFKLNGKNINLKIHPLKRLVDILRDDLQLTGTKEGCGEGECGACAVLLDDKLVNSCLVPAALLEDKSVLTIEGYRNTEKFKVLSACFEKAGSVQCGFCTPGMILAAEALLRQNPKPLEGEIRAALAGNLCRCTGYNLIVEAILLAAKEGEGLWSKSIDL; from the coding sequence ATGCTAAATATGATTAATTTTAAGCTCAACGGTAAAAATATTAACTTAAAAATCCATCCGCTTAAGCGACTGGTAGATATACTCCGGGATGATTTACAGCTTACCGGGACAAAAGAAGGCTGCGGGGAGGGCGAGTGTGGGGCTTGTGCGGTGCTTTTGGACGACAAGCTGGTCAATTCCTGTCTGGTTCCGGCAGCGCTTCTTGAAGACAAAAGCGTTTTAACTATAGAAGGGTATCGAAACACTGAAAAATTTAAAGTCCTCAGTGCCTGCTTTGAAAAAGCCGGCAGTGTTCAATGCGGATTTTGTACACCTGGAATGATCTTGGCCGCTGAAGCACTTCTCCGGCAAAACCCCAAGCCCTTAGAAGGAGAAATTCGCGCCGCGCTGGCCGGCAATTTGTGCCGGTGTACCGGGTATAACCTGATCGTCGAGGCCATTTTACTGGCGGCCAAGGAAGGGGAGGGACTGTGGTCAAAGTCTATAGACCTTTAA
- a CDS encoding NTP transferase domain-containing protein produces the protein MVYRSQDVEIIVNSRYEDGMFSSIKTGLKQIRAERFFFLPGDCPLISPFVYQKMLGVDSEIVVPTFNTGLGIRYFLNIR, from the coding sequence ATGGTTTATCGAAGTCAGGATGTAGAGATTATTGTTAATTCCCGTTATGAAGACGGGATGTTTTCTTCAATAAAAACCGGCTTAAAGCAAATCCGGGCTGAGCGTTTTTTCTTTCTGCCGGGGGACTGTCCGCTTATTTCCCCTTTCGTATACCAAAAAATGCTTGGGGTGGATTCCGAAATTGTGGTACCTACCTTTAACACCGGCCTGGGCATCCGATACTTTTTAAACATACGGTGA
- a CDS encoding FAD binding domain-containing protein encodes MVKVYRPLNLIEALDIRNNENTIVFAGGTDLMVKHREWSGAVPKFSTSLLFMGHLTELQTINIDNNSLKIGAACTLAQILNDKRIPDYLKLPIAQMASPSIRNMGTIGGNIGNSSPAGDTLPMFYALDAQLTIQSKSKTYAVGIEDFITGPGQNLLKPDEILSEITIPLSNYRQYYYRKVGSRKANCISKISFFALANGDAAQIHEVRIAFGAVAPTVIRSFEAETLLKGINKSQISERLNDIKSSYANLLNPVDDRRSTKIYRQKVSLQLLENFLLKELVW; translated from the coding sequence GTGGTCAAAGTCTATAGACCTTTAAATTTAATTGAAGCCCTGGATATTAGAAATAATGAAAATACCATAGTATTTGCCGGGGGCACTGACCTAATGGTCAAACATAGAGAGTGGAGCGGAGCAGTCCCTAAATTTTCGACTTCGTTATTATTTATGGGTCACTTAACAGAGCTGCAAACAATAAATATTGATAATAATAGTTTGAAAATAGGCGCTGCCTGTACGCTGGCTCAAATATTAAACGATAAAAGAATACCGGATTACCTTAAACTGCCGATTGCTCAAATGGCCTCTCCTTCAATCCGCAATATGGGGACAATTGGCGGAAATATCGGTAACTCATCACCAGCAGGCGATACCCTGCCTATGTTTTATGCCCTTGATGCCCAACTTACGATTCAATCCAAAAGTAAAACCTATGCGGTTGGCATAGAAGATTTTATTACCGGTCCCGGCCAGAACCTACTAAAACCCGACGAAATATTGAGCGAAATTACTATTCCCCTAAGCAATTATCGACAATATTATTACCGAAAAGTGGGTTCGCGTAAGGCTAATTGTATTTCTAAAATATCATTTTTTGCTCTGGCTAACGGGGATGCTGCCCAAATACACGAAGTTAGAATAGCCTTTGGCGCTGTAGCGCCAACCGTGATAAGAAGCTTTGAGGCGGAAACCCTTTTAAAAGGGATCAACAAATCCCAAATTTCAGAGCGGCTGAATGACATTAAATCAAGCTATGCCAATTTGCTTAATCCGGTTGATGATCGTCGTTCCACTAAAATATATCGCCAGAAAGTTTCCCTGCAATTACTGGAAAATTTTCTTTTGAAGGAGCTTGTTTGGTAA
- a CDS encoding xanthine dehydrogenase family protein molybdopterin-binding subunit: MGNISNPVKRFDFDEKVDGRAQYCADIKLEQMLYAKTLRSEKARAKIASIEIPHLPPGYFIVDQNDIPGKNIVPIVYEDQPFLAPNRVNYIGEPILLVVGPDKPTILDILKKIKVNYEELKPVLSIAEAQELQEEYIFANKPCFVEYAYSKGNIAEAIKNSKFFIEDEFRTGYQEQAYLETQSMIGVYEDNRVTVYGSMQCPYYVKEALIQALGWPEDGIRVIQLPTGGGFGGKEDYPSIIGVHAGLAAIKAQKPVQLVLDRQEDISCSTKRHPAIIKIRSYIDDQDQITAQEIDIKTDAGAYAGLSSVVLQRLMYSASGVYNIKNLKVQARAYATNQVVSGAFRGFGGPQAFFAIEMHMENIAQQLNQDSLELKRKYFFQQGDTSSTSGLFQYPIKLDEIATEIAKMSSYRRKRQLYSSQKERLRGIGCSVFSHGCGFTGDNEEKLIKPKVRLKKYSYNCVQIFVSSTEIGQGALTTLRKIVAQALEIPIEWVKHEYPDTDFCPNSGPTVASRTIMIIGKLLYDCALEMKDRWNEEEFDITHEYVYPKNLKWDNEKFQGNAYPEYSWGANVVEVEIDPITYTLNILGIWAVYDIGTPIDEKIVKGQIEGGIVQGLGFGCMEVLNSKNGQLLQSSLTDYLIPTAVDFPEIESKLIHNPYENGPFGARGLGELSLVGAAPALALAIQNAIGQKVTQIPVTPEYIMELMQNAKYD, encoded by the coding sequence ATGGGCAATATCAGTAACCCCGTAAAGCGGTTTGATTTTGATGAAAAAGTAGACGGTCGGGCCCAATACTGTGCGGATATTAAGCTTGAACAGATGCTTTACGCCAAAACACTGCGTTCGGAAAAAGCGCGGGCCAAGATCGCTTCCATAGAAATTCCTCATTTACCGCCGGGTTATTTTATTGTGGACCAAAACGATATTCCAGGGAAAAACATTGTCCCCATAGTTTACGAGGACCAGCCGTTCTTGGCCCCAAATAGGGTGAATTACATTGGGGAACCGATACTACTGGTAGTCGGCCCGGATAAGCCAACAATTTTAGATATCCTAAAAAAGATAAAGGTCAATTATGAAGAGCTAAAGCCGGTCTTAAGCATTGCCGAAGCCCAGGAACTGCAAGAAGAATATATTTTTGCAAACAAGCCCTGCTTTGTCGAATATGCATACTCTAAGGGCAATATTGCGGAAGCGATTAAAAATTCAAAGTTTTTTATTGAGGATGAATTTAGGACCGGGTATCAAGAACAGGCTTATCTGGAAACTCAATCGATGATCGGTGTCTATGAAGACAACCGCGTAACGGTTTATGGATCCATGCAGTGTCCTTATTATGTCAAAGAAGCCTTGATCCAGGCTCTGGGTTGGCCAGAAGACGGAATCCGCGTAATTCAACTGCCAACTGGAGGCGGATTCGGGGGCAAAGAGGATTATCCTTCGATTATAGGCGTCCATGCCGGCCTGGCGGCGATCAAGGCACAAAAACCCGTCCAGCTTGTCCTTGACCGCCAGGAAGATATCAGCTGTTCGACCAAGAGGCATCCAGCCATCATTAAGATAAGAAGCTATATTGATGATCAAGACCAGATAACGGCCCAAGAAATCGATATTAAGACTGATGCGGGGGCCTATGCCGGACTTTCCAGTGTCGTACTGCAAAGGCTTATGTACTCAGCCAGCGGTGTCTATAATATTAAAAACCTTAAGGTCCAGGCCCGAGCCTATGCAACTAATCAGGTGGTAAGCGGCGCTTTTCGGGGTTTTGGAGGGCCGCAAGCTTTTTTTGCCATTGAAATGCACATGGAAAATATCGCTCAGCAGCTAAACCAGGATTCGCTGGAACTAAAAAGAAAGTACTTTTTCCAACAAGGAGATACTTCTTCCACCAGCGGGCTCTTTCAATACCCCATAAAACTGGATGAAATCGCCACGGAAATAGCTAAAATGTCCAGCTACCGCCGCAAACGCCAACTATATTCCAGCCAAAAGGAAAGATTACGGGGCATCGGTTGTTCTGTATTTTCCCACGGTTGTGGTTTTACCGGGGACAACGAAGAAAAACTCATAAAACCTAAAGTTCGACTAAAAAAATACTCGTACAACTGCGTGCAGATCTTTGTTTCTAGTACAGAAATTGGTCAGGGAGCTTTAACCACCCTCCGAAAAATCGTCGCCCAAGCTCTGGAAATACCCATTGAATGGGTAAAACACGAATATCCCGACACTGATTTTTGCCCGAATTCAGGACCCACAGTCGCTTCGCGAACCATAATGATAATCGGCAAACTTCTGTATGACTGTGCTCTGGAAATGAAAGACCGATGGAATGAAGAGGAATTTGATATTACGCACGAGTATGTATACCCTAAAAATCTAAAGTGGGATAACGAAAAATTTCAGGGCAATGCCTATCCGGAATATTCGTGGGGAGCAAATGTGGTTGAAGTGGAAATAGATCCGATAACTTATACCCTAAATATTCTAGGAATTTGGGCGGTCTACGACATCGGCACGCCTATTGACGAAAAGATAGTTAAAGGGCAAATAGAAGGAGGCATTGTTCAAGGACTGGGATTTGGTTGTATGGAAGTATTAAATAGCAAAAACGGCCAGCTTCTGCAAAGTAGTTTAACTGATTATCTAATCCCGACCGCTGTTGATTTTCCTGAAATAGAAAGTAAACTCATTCATAACCCTTACGAGAACGGTCCTTTCGGGGCCCGTGGACTGGGCGAGTTGTCGCTGGTTGGGGCTGCACCAGCCCTAGCTTTAGCTATACAAAATGCTATCGGTCAAAAAGTAACCCAAATTCCGGTAACCCCGGAATATATAATGGAGCTGATGCAAAATGCTAAATATGATTAA
- a CDS encoding DMT family transporter: MAKWLYLSLAALSGAAMALQGTFNAALGKVVGIWESTLIVHLVGTITVLLIMLSLSTGFSNLSKLNNVPWYAFLGGFLNVLIIYTLVRAIPQIGVGNATTAIIITQVLTAVCIDNLGAFGMKKYEFHYLDLLGVALLAAGARILLME, translated from the coding sequence TTGGCAAAGTGGTTATATCTTTCGTTGGCGGCTCTTTCTGGTGCAGCCATGGCCCTGCAGGGAACTTTTAATGCTGCCCTGGGCAAGGTAGTGGGTATCTGGGAATCAACTCTGATAGTTCACCTGGTAGGAACAATAACTGTTCTGCTGATAATGTTGAGTTTAAGTACTGGTTTTAGCAACCTGAGCAAGCTGAACAACGTTCCCTGGTATGCCTTTTTGGGTGGCTTTCTTAATGTATTGATAATCTACACTCTGGTGCGAGCTATCCCCCAGATTGGAGTAGGAAATGCCACGACCGCCATAATAATAACCCAGGTTTTAACAGCAGTGTGTATTGATAATCTGGGTGCTTTCGGTATGAAGAAGTATGAATTCCATTATCTCGATCTTCTCGGTGTGGCTTTACTGGCGGCCGGAGCCCGGATTCTACTCATGGAGTAA